Proteins from one Ictidomys tridecemlineatus isolate mIctTri1 chromosome 14, mIctTri1.hap1, whole genome shotgun sequence genomic window:
- the LOC144370650 gene encoding neutrophil antibiotic peptide NP-2-like has product MRTLALLAALLLLALQAQAEPLRARVEEAPDQQQPGQEDQVATISFTGDENSAQDAGIRAGVVCTCKIACGILERVSGRCRLNGIFYMLCCS; this is encoded by the exons ATGAGGACCCTCGCCCTCCTCGCTGCCCTTCTCCTGCTGGCCCTCCAGGCCCAGGCTGAGCCTCTCAGAGCAAGAGTTGAGGAGGCCCCGGACCAGCAGCAGCCAGGACAAGAGGACCAGGTGGCAACCATCTCCTTTACAGGGGATGAAAACTCTGCTCAGGATGCAG GTATAAGGGCAggagtggtgtgcacctgtaaaaTCGCCTGTGGGATCCTGGAGCGCGTCTCAGGAAGATGCAGACTGAATGGCATCTTTTACATGCTTTGCTGCAGCTGA